In Thalassococcus sp. S3, the sequence GGTGACCGTGTCGTCAAGCTGTTGTGCCTCCGGGCCCGACATCGCGGCTGCAAGGTGAATGACCGCATCGCAGCCTGCCACCGCATCCGTCAGCCCCGCCTCCCCGCGGGCGAGATCGCAGACCACCACCGACACATCAGGGTCGTTCGCCCAGATCTCGGGCGCGGTGCCCGCCCGCCGGACCAGGGCGCGCACGTGATGGCCGCGCCTTCGGGCGGCGGCCACGGTCTCGCGCCCGATAAAGCCGCCCGCGCCAGTGATCAGCAGGGTCATCTGGCCCATGGCATCGGCTCCATCCCCTCGCAGGTCGTGTGCATTTTTTGTGCGCCCGTCTCCTCGCCCGCCGCCTGAATGGCCAAAGTCACCTCTGTCAGATGCAGCGCGTAGTCACCCGCCAACCGGCTTTGCCGCCCTTCGCGGATCGCCTCCAGCATCTCCACCGGCCCAAGCGCGAAATTCATCGCCGCCGCACCCAGCCGTTTGACCTTTGGATGGGTCGGCCCGGACAGCCGCACCCGCCTGCCAATGGGATGTTCCAACAGCCGCCGCCGCAGCACAAAGCGCTTTTTGAAGCGGACCGGGGCGGCATTGTCCCAGGCCTTGTCGATCTGGGCCACCCCATTGTCGCCAATCACCTGGATCCGGTGATTGTGCGGCGCGACGATGGAACAGGTCAGCCGTGCGACGAGGCCCGAATGGAAAAAGAGCGTGGCGACCGACACATCCGCTGCGCAATCGGCCACGCCCAGCTTGTCGGGGATCACTTCCGCACTGGCCGCGACGACGGTGCGGACCGGCCCGAAAATAGCGATGAGCCAGCTGAGGTAATAGCCCGCATGCTCCAGCGTGCAGCCCACCTGAAACTCATCCTCATAGGGCCAGGGCGCCCCCGACGGCGCGCGCCAATCCTTTACCGGGGCGTGCGGGATGAAGCCGTCGTCGAGTTCGGCGTAGACAAGCCTTGGCGCCTCTACGATACCATGCCGGACCGCATGCCCAAGGGTTTGCGCCGCCTCACCCAGCACGCTGGACGGCGCGCTGGCCAGTTGCACGCCGCGATCCTGCGCCAGGACCATCAACCGCGCGGTATCATCGAAGGCCAGCGTCATCGGTTTTTCGCTAAAGACGTGATGGCCCGCCTGCAAACACTCCGCGATGACATCGACATGCGCCTTGGGATTGGTGAGGTTGAGGATCACGCCGTCCTTGGGATGCCCTGCCAGAAGCTCACTTAGCGACGCATGGACCGGCAGTGACCAGTGCCGGGCAAACGCCTCTGCCCGCGCGCGATCAACATCATAGACACCCGCGATCCGCACCCCCGGATAAAGCGCGAAGGAGCGCAGGTAGAGGTCGGCGACAAAGCCGCATCCGATGATGGAAATCGCCTGATCTGTCACGTGCCCGTCGCGCCGCCTGAACTTGCCATGGATCGAAGATGTCGAGGCCAGTTTGCCTCAAACGCTCCATTTGTCCTGCGTCAGAGCACGGAAACATGTCAAGACTGCGGCGCGCGCGGCACCGCAGCATGGCGATTGAGCAAAAGTGGCGCTCAGGCGCGGCGGCGGCGCCCTCCGGCCCGGCCGCGACGGCCTCCGGCTTCTTCGCCGGGTGCCGCGGGTGGCTTGTTGAACCGGATCCATTCGGCGCCGTGGGGGTCATTATCGGTCAGGAAATTGGCCGCGCGAATGGCTTCCATCTCCTTGCCCGGCTTGGATTGGGTGGAGCCCAGGCCAAACAGCGTCACGAATGTCTCGTCATCCATGCCATCGGGCAGGACGACACCCGCCGCCGCGACCTCGGCTTTCTTTTCGGCAATCCGTTTTTGCGTCACCGGCAAGGCCACCGGGTTCATGATCGCGCTGGTCATGCCCGCCCCCATTGCCATCGGCAGGAAGGCGTTGTTGATGCCGTGCCGGTTGGGCAGCCCGAAGGAGATGTTGGAGGCCCCGCAGGTCGTGTTCACCCCCAGCTCCTCCCGCAGCTTGCGCACCAGCGTGAAGACCTGAACGCCAGCCGTCGCCATCGCCCCCACCGGCATCACCAGCGGGTCCACCACGATATCGTGCGCCGGAATGCCGTGATCGGCGGCACGCTCGACGATCTTTTTGGCGACGGCAAAGCGTACATCGGGATCTTCCGAGATACCGGTGTCATCGTTGGAAATCGCCACGACCGGAACGTTGTACTTTTTGACCAGAGGCAGGATCTGCTCCAGCCGTTCCTCCTCTCCGGTGACCGAGTTCAACAGCGGACGGCCCTCGCAGACCTCAAGCCCCGCCTCCAACGCACCGGGCACGGAGCTGTCGATGCATAAAGGCACATCGACAAGCCCCTGCACCAGCTTGAGAATTTCCACCATCAAGGGCGGTTCGGTCTCGTTCGGATTGGGGTTGGAATTATAGACCACCCCCGCATTCACATCGAGCACCGTCGCACCTGCCGCCACTTGCGCCAGCGCATCCTTTTCCACGGTCGAGAAATCGCCCGCCTCCAGCTCGGCCGCGAGTTTCTTGCGGCCGGTGGGGTTGATCCGCTCGCCAATCACGCAAAACGGCTCGTCAAAGCCGATGGTTGCGGTCTTGGTCTTGCTCTCGACGATGGTGCGGGTCATGGGCGTCCTTTCAGGAAGCGTTTGCGGGGCGCGTGGCCGCCCCACCGTTTTCGATGGCCCAGGTGGCGTTGGTCTTGATGCCGCCCAGGGGGAAGAAATGCACGTTGGTGATGTTGAAATCCGGGTTGGCCGCTTTGTGCGCGGCCAGCTCGCCAATCACCTCCGTCGGCTCGAACGGCAAAAGCAGCTTGGTGACGTCCTTGGCGCGCTTTTGCAGCACTTTCAGCGACGGACCAACACCGCAGGCAATCGCGAATTTGATCAGCGTTTGCAGCTTTGCGGGGCCCGCGATGCCGATGTGGATCGGCAGCGTCACACCGGCCGCCTTGAGGTCATCGGCCCACTTGATGATCGGCCCGGCCTCGAACGCGAATTGCGTGGCAATGGCCATCTCCGCGTCGGTCCGTTCCGAAAACTTTTGTTTCCATTGAAGCGCGTCTTCGACGTTCTTCATGCCGCCATCGGGGTCGATGTCGCGATTGCCCTCGGGGTGGCCTGCCACGTGCAGCCGCTTGAACCCCGCCTTGTCGAAGACGCCCGTCTCCATCAGTTGCATGGAGCAGTGAAAGTCACCCTGCGGCGCGGCCACACCGCCGGCAAGAAGCAGCGCCTGGTCGACACCCGCCTCGCCCTGGTAGCGCGCGACCCAGTCAGCCAATGTCGCCTCGTCCTTGATGATGCGGGCTGGGAAATGCGGCATGACCGGATAGCCATCCTCGGCCAGACGTTTCGCCGTCGCCACCATCTCGTCGATCGGTGTGCCTTCGATATGGGCGATGTAGACGCGGGTGCCCTCGGGCAGCAGGTCGCGGAAATTTTCGACCTTCGCGGCAGTACGTGGCATCACCTCGATGGAATAGCCCTGCAGGAAGGCCTCAACCTCGGGTGAGACCCCTTCCGCGCGGGGTGCTTCGCGTTTTTTGAAGTTCAACAAAGCCATGGCGACCTCCCATATCGACCGGCGCGTCACGCCCAACCATCGTTTGCGATCAGGGCCTTGATACGCTCCTGATCGTATTCCGCATCAAGCCGGGTGGCCTCTGCCTCCGCTACGGCCTCTGCATCTCCGTCGACG encodes:
- a CDS encoding methylenetetrahydrofolate reductase, with translation MALLNFKKREAPRAEGVSPEVEAFLQGYSIEVMPRTAAKVENFRDLLPEGTRVYIAHIEGTPIDEMVATAKRLAEDGYPVMPHFPARIIKDEATLADWVARYQGEAGVDQALLLAGGVAAPQGDFHCSMQLMETGVFDKAGFKRLHVAGHPEGNRDIDPDGGMKNVEDALQWKQKFSERTDAEMAIATQFAFEAGPIIKWADDLKAAGVTLPIHIGIAGPAKLQTLIKFAIACGVGPSLKVLQKRAKDVTKLLLPFEPTEVIGELAAHKAANPDFNITNVHFFPLGGIKTNATWAIENGGAATRPANAS
- a CDS encoding Gfo/Idh/MocA family protein; amino-acid sequence: MTDQAISIIGCGFVADLYLRSFALYPGVRIAGVYDVDRARAEAFARHWSLPVHASLSELLAGHPKDGVILNLTNPKAHVDVIAECLQAGHHVFSEKPMTLAFDDTARLMVLAQDRGVQLASAPSSVLGEAAQTLGHAVRHGIVEAPRLVYAELDDGFIPHAPVKDWRAPSGAPWPYEDEFQVGCTLEHAGYYLSWLIAIFGPVRTVVAASAEVIPDKLGVADCAADVSVATLFFHSGLVARLTCSIVAPHNHRIQVIGDNGVAQIDKAWDNAAPVRFKKRFVLRRRLLEHPIGRRVRLSGPTHPKVKRLGAAAMNFALGPVEMLEAIREGRQSRLAGDYALHLTEVTLAIQAAGEETGAQKMHTTCEGMEPMPWAR
- a CDS encoding methyltetrahydrofolate cobalamin methyltransferase produces the protein MTRTIVESKTKTATIGFDEPFCVIGERINPTGRKKLAAELEAGDFSTVEKDALAQVAAGATVLDVNAGVVYNSNPNPNETEPPLMVEILKLVQGLVDVPLCIDSSVPGALEAGLEVCEGRPLLNSVTGEEERLEQILPLVKKYNVPVVAISNDDTGISEDPDVRFAVAKKIVERAADHGIPAHDIVVDPLVMPVGAMATAGVQVFTLVRKLREELGVNTTCGASNISFGLPNRHGINNAFLPMAMGAGMTSAIMNPVALPVTQKRIAEKKAEVAAAGVVLPDGMDDETFVTLFGLGSTQSKPGKEMEAIRAANFLTDNDPHGAEWIRFNKPPAAPGEEAGGRRGRAGGRRRRA